The nucleotide sequence CACGTACCCGCGGCTCGCGGACACCGACGGCGACGGGAGTGCGGAGATCCACGTCGTCTACGCCGACGGGCGAGTGGTGATGCTGGAAGCGACCGGCGGGTGAGTGCAGCCCCGGCTACCTCGCCGTGTTTTCGACGCCGGGACCGGAACCGACAGGGGCGTCCAGCCCCAACTGGCGGCGTGAATCAGTCCGGAGTCGAGTCGCACGACCACCGGTCCCCGCCGTCAGAACGGGGAGTACACCGGCACCTCGACGTGCGGAATGGAGATCCCGAACAGTTCGAGGCCGTGCGCGATCGGCATCCAGCCCATCACGAGGAAGGCGACGCCGAGGGCGCGGTGGAGTCGGTCCCGGTGGCGGTTCCCGATCGACTGGATCACGGTGCCGTAGAGGAACAGCGTCGGGAACGTGCCCAGCCCGAGCAGCGCCAGCGAGACGGCGCCGACGGCGGGCGACCCCCGGGCGAACGCGTAGAGGAAGGCGGGGTAGAGGATCGGGCAGGGGAGCAGGCCGTGGACGAGGCCGAGCCCGACGATCCCCGGCCCGTTCGCCCACTCCTCGACGTGGGCGGTGAGCCGGCCGTAGATCTTGCCGAACCAGCCGCCGCCACCGCCGAACAGCCCGTGGCCGCCGAACTGGCCGAGGGCGTAGCGGGCGCCGACGACGAGGATCAGGACGCCGACGACCAGGCCGGAGACCGCACGCACCGTGTCGCCGATCGCGGTCACCGTCGACGCCGCGCCGAAGACGACCGAGCCGAGTGCGCCGAACAGCGCGCCGATAACGGCGTAGCTAACTGTCCGGCCCGCGTTGAACAGCGCGTGCTGGCGCACCTCGAACAGGGAGAGCACGTTCTCGCTCTCGCTCTCCATCCGGTCGGCGTACATCGTCACCAGCGGGCCGCACATCCCCAGACAGTGGGCGCCGCCCAGCAGTCCGACGACGAGGAACACGCCGGTCTCGACCTCGCTGGTCGGCAGCGGGCCGACGTGGGCCGGCAGCGTCGGAATCATCGCTCACCTCGGCGGGTTCGCCGGGTCGGCGACGGTCGGTCACGAGTCACGATCCGGTGCTACGGGCTGGAGGGGGTTTTCAGTTCTGGTCCGACTCTCGAACGCCGGGGGGTGATCGCTCGATGACGGCCGCGCAGGCCGAACCGACCGACGAGGTGGGGGAGTGTGCGCTCTGTGGCCTCCCGCTCTCCCGCGGCCGCGTCGAGGGCGAGGACGCGGTGTACTGCTGTACGGGCTGTCGCGACGTCCACGACGCGCTCGGCGACGAAGCAGTCGAGGCCGACGACGTGCGCGAGGCGGCGGCCGACGACGCCGCGCTCGACGAGGACCCCCCCGAGGGGTACGAGCGGTCGTACTTCCACGTCAGCGGGATGCACTGTACGACCTGCGAGGCGTTCCTGGAGTCGGTCGCCGGGAAAACCGAGGGGATCGACGGCGCGCAGGCCAGCTACGTCACCGAGACGGTCCGCGTCGACCACGACCCCGAGACCCTCGACGAGGACGGGGTCGAGGACCGGCTCACGACCGCGGGCTACGTCGCCGACGACCGCGAGGAGAACACCGCGGGCTCCCACGCCGAGGAGACGCTGCTCTGGCGAATCGCGGCGGGCGTGATGCTCGGGATGGCGGTGATGCTCCCGTACTTCGTCTACATCTACCCCGTCCACTTCGGGCTCTACCCGCCGTGGCTGGCCGAGATGGCCCGCGATCAGCTCCAGGGCGCGACGTACTTCTACGCCGTCCTCTTCCTGCTGACCTCGCTGGTGCTGTTCGGCGTCGGGAAACCCATCCTCCGGGGCGCGATCGTGAGTTTGCGGGCGAGAGCGCCCAACATGGACCTGCTGGTGGCGCTGGCGGCGATCAGCGCGTTCGCGTACAGCACGCTGGCGGCCGCGCTCGGTCGGATCGACATCTACTACGACGTCACCGTCGCCATCGTCGTGGTCGTCACCGCCGGCAACTACTACGAGTCCTCGATCAAGAAGCGCGCGATGGGGATGCTCTCCGAACTGGGCGACGAACAGGTGTCGGAGGCGACCCTGCTCGACGACGGCGGGACGACGACCGTCGACGTGAGCCAGCTCTCGGAAGGCGACCACGTACTCGTCCGGACCGG is from Halolamina sp. CBA1230 and encodes:
- a CDS encoding sulfite exporter TauE/SafE family protein; amino-acid sequence: MIPTLPAHVGPLPTSEVETGVFLVVGLLGGAHCLGMCGPLVTMYADRMESESENVLSLFEVRQHALFNAGRTVSYAVIGALFGALGSVVFGAASTVTAIGDTVRAVSGLVVGVLILVVGARYALGQFGGHGLFGGGGGWFGKIYGRLTAHVEEWANGPGIVGLGLVHGLLPCPILYPAFLYAFARGSPAVGAVSLALLGLGTFPTLFLYGTVIQSIGNRHRDRLHRALGVAFLVMGWMPIAHGLELFGISIPHVEVPVYSPF